Proteins co-encoded in one Oreochromis aureus strain Israel breed Guangdong linkage group 3, ZZ_aureus, whole genome shotgun sequence genomic window:
- the LOC120437350 gene encoding leucine-rich repeat LGI family member 2-like, whose translation MFLSTDFILHQSVASESLSVDTFSYKNDVYVAISAPSTESCMIFQWDHIEMNFRTYDNITGQSIVGCKSVIMENEVFVIVAQLFGGSHIYKFDDEQSRFKEKGPYKLLNIHTFIVFTHKLERGQDVS comes from the exons ATGTTCCTTTCCACAGATTTCATCCTTCATCAGTCTGTTGCCTCAGAATCGTTGTCTGTTGACACATTCAGCTATAAGAATGATGTCTACGTGGCCATTTCTGCTCCCAGCACAGAGAGCTGTATGATTTTCCAGTGGGACCACATAGAAATGAACTTCAGGACTTATGATAACATCACAG GTCAGTCTATTGTGGGGTGCAAATCTGTTATCATGGAAAATGAGGTGTTTGTCATTGTGGctcagctgtttggtggttccCACATTTACAAGTTTGATGACGAGCAAAGCAGGTTCAAAGAGAAAGGACCTTATAAACTGTTAAATATCCACACCTTCATAGTTTTCACTCACAAATTAGAGCGGGGTCAAGATGTATCGTGA